From Lolium perenne isolate Kyuss_39 chromosome 5, Kyuss_2.0, whole genome shotgun sequence, a single genomic window includes:
- the LOC127302016 gene encoding probable galacturonosyltransferase 4 translates to MAAPVARGRRCRGAVLLLLLASVLAPLALYGRSPVSLPDSTVARGAFDREDGSNLVWPHMAASEVSLAKDLTMERLGEHKNRVLSAADDWQAVEIAKRTDTSVRWKEPVSRDADEVVAEGNGSSQSRQDGVIKEVVSTNGKGAEEGDGQGVKEKLAQDTDEVENRDGSGAAAENNSISGMTTTGNLSSSSLQKEDETTRATPREETSTGEVSINADLGTSLSSAGQSATSPDATIRIIKDQLTRAKTYLGLLASRGNHGSAKELRARMKDIQRALGDATNDGMLPQNVHSRIKAMEQTLGKLKRTHDSCSGAVSRLRTAIHSTEERLQSHKKDANYLAQIAAKSLPKGLHCLPLRLTNEYYSTNSNNKDFPNMEKLEDPKLHHYAIFSDNVLAAAVVVNSTLVHAKKPANHVFHIVTDRLNYAAMKMWFLANPLGKAAIQVQNVEEFTWLNSSYSPVLKQLESSSIIDYYFRSGKARPGENPKFRNPKYLSILNHLRFYLPEIFPKLNKVLFLDDDTVVQQDLSALWSIDLKGKVNGAVETCGETFHRFDKYLNFSNPLIASNFNPHSCGWAYGMNMFDLSEWRKQNITDVYHTWQNLNEDRLLWKLGTLPAGLVTFWNRTFPLDRSWHLLGLGYNPNVNEKDIRQASVIHYNGNLKPWLEIGLSKYRKYWSRHVNYDQVFVRECNINP, encoded by the exons ATGGCGGCGCCGGTCGCGCGGGGCCGCCGGTGCCGGGGCGcggtgctgctgctgctcctggCCTCCGTGCTCGCGCCCCTCGCGCTCTACGGCCGCTCCCCCGTCTCCCTCCCGGACTCCACAG TGGCGAGGGGCGCCTTCGATCGGGAGGATGGGTCCAATCTGGTGTGGCCGCATATGGCCGCGTCCGAGGTCTCTCTAGCCAAAG ATTTGACAATGGAGAGGCTAGGGGAGCACAAGAACCGGGTGCTGTCAGCGGCCGACGACTGGCAAGCAGTTGAGATTGCGAAAAGAACCGATACGAGCGTGCGGTGGAAGGAGCCTGTGTCGCGGGATGCTGATGAGGTGGTTGCTGAGGGGAATGGGAGTTCTCAGTCAAGACAGGATGGCGTGATAAAGGAAGTTGTTAGCACCAATGGCAAGGGAGCCGAGGAGGGGGATGGACAAGGGGTGAAGGAAAAACTAGCGCAGGATACAGATGAGGTGGAGAACAGAGATGGATCTGGTGCAGCAGCAGAGAATAATAGCATTTCTGGAATGACTACTACTGGGAACCTGAGTTCATCTTCTTTACAAAAG GAAGATGAAACTACACGTGCCACCCCCAGAGAGGAGACGTCCACAGGGGAAGTTAGTATCAATGCTGATCTTGGTACATCACTTAGTAGCGCTGGTCAATCAGCAACTTCCCCAGATGCTACGATCCGCATCATCAAGGACCAGTTGACAAGAGCAAAGACGTATCTTGGCCTTCTAGCGTCTAGAGGCAATCATGGTTCCGCCAAGGAGTTACGTGCACGAATGAAGGATATCCAACGAGCACTGGGTGATGCAACCAATGATGGGATGCTTCCTCAGAA TGTCCATAGCAGAATAAAAGCAATGGAGCAGACACTGGGGAAGCTCAAGAGAACTCATGATAGTTGCTCAGGTGCTGTGAGCAGGCTCCGTACAGCCATTCACTCAACAGAAGAGCGGCTTCAATCTCACAAAAAAGATGCAAACTATCTTGCTCAAATAGCAGCAAAATCTTTACCCAAAGGACTTCATTGTCTCCCATTGCGTCTTACAAATGAGTACTACTCCACCAACTCCAATAATAAGGATTTCCCAAATATGGAAAAGTTGGAAGACCCCAAACTCCATCACTATGCAATTTTCTCGGATAATGTATTGGCTGCTGCAGTGGTTGTGAACTCCACTCTTGTTCATGCGAAG AAACCAGCAAACCATGTCTTCCACATCGTGACAGATAGACTTAACTATGCTGCAATGAAGATGTGGTTCTTGGCTAACCCCTTGGGCAAAGCTGCAATTCAGGTTCAGAATGTTGAAGAGTTTACATGGCTGAACTCAAGCTACAGTCCAGTTCTAAAGCAGTTAGAATCCAGTTCGATAATTGATTACTACTTCAGGAGTGGGAAGGCTCGACCTGGTGAAAATCCGAAATTCCGGAACCCAAAATACCTATCAATTCTCAACCATCTGAGGTTCTATCTCCCTGAGATATTCCCGAAGCTTAATAAGGTGTTATTTCTAGATGATGATACTGTAGTGCAGCAGGACCTAAGTGCGCTTTGGTCGATAGATCTCAAAGGCAAGGTGAATGGTGCTGTTGAGACCTGTGGGGAGACCTTCCATAGGTTTGATAAATACCTCAACTTTTCCAATCCTCTTATCGCCAGCAATTTTAATCCACACTCTTGCGGTTGGGCATATGGCATGAACATGTTCGACTTGTCTGAGTGGAGAAAGCAAAACATCACTGACGTCTACCACACCTGGCAGAACCTG AACGAAGATAGGCTATTATGGAAGCTAGGCACCCTCCCTGCAGGCCTTGTAACATTTTGGAACCGTACATTCCCCCTTGACCGCTCCTGGCATCTTTTGGGACTTGGGTACAATCCAAATGTCAACGAGAAGGATATCAGGCAGGCATCCGTTATCCACTACAATGGAAATCTGAAACCCTGGCTTGAGATTGGACTGTCCAAATACCGCAAATATTGGTCACGCCATGTAAACTACGATCAAGTATTTGTACGGGAGTGCAACATAAACCCCTGA